The following coding sequences lie in one Treponema socranskii subsp. buccale genomic window:
- a CDS encoding peroxiredoxin has protein sequence MEQTTMHMPLLGDDFPELSVTTTLGKMNIPGDLKGSWFVLFSHPADFTPVCTTEFAAFQKLVPEFEKLGVKLIGLSIDQLQSHLKWIEWIKEKLGIEITFPVIAANDTVANKLGLLHPGKGTNTVRAVFIGDPNGKVRLVLYYPQEVGRNMKEVLRAVKVLQISDANGVAMPADWPENGLIGDSVIIPPPGSKAEADKRLSEYDGYDFWFCHKKL, from the coding sequence AACGACGACGCTCGGCAAAATGAATATTCCCGGCGATTTGAAAGGCAGCTGGTTTGTGCTGTTCAGCCACCCCGCCGATTTTACGCCGGTCTGCACGACCGAATTTGCCGCGTTTCAAAAGCTCGTTCCCGAGTTTGAAAAGCTCGGCGTCAAATTGATCGGCCTTTCAATCGATCAGCTGCAAAGCCATTTGAAATGGATCGAATGGATCAAAGAAAAACTCGGAATCGAAATCACCTTCCCCGTCATCGCGGCGAACGATACGGTTGCGAATAAACTCGGACTTCTGCATCCCGGAAAAGGCACGAACACCGTGCGTGCGGTCTTTATCGGCGATCCCAACGGCAAAGTGCGCCTCGTCCTCTATTATCCGCAGGAAGTCGGCCGCAATATGAAAGAAGTTTTGCGCGCCGTCAAAGTGCTCCAGATTTCCGATGCGAACGGCGTCGCGATGCCCGCCGATTGGCCTGAAAACGGTTTGATCGGCGACAGCGTCATCATTCCGCCGCCGGGAAGCAAAGCCGAAGCCGATAAGCGCCTTTCCGAATACGACGGTTACGACTTTTGGTTTTGCCACAAAAAACTTTAA
- a CDS encoding aspartate/glutamate racemase family protein, producing the protein MKTIGLLGGMSWESTVTYYRIINEAVKEKLGGLHSAKIVMYSVDFAEIEACQANGDWEKSAEILAEAAASLEKAGADFIVICTNTMHKTVPAIQARISVPILHIADATAEELIRNGIKRVGLLGTKYTLTQDFYKDRIAAKGLDVLVPEPVQIELVNAVIYDELCLGIVSEKSKKEYLRIIADLKSRGAEAVILGCTEIGLLISQEDSDIPVFDTAKIHAQLAAEKAVL; encoded by the coding sequence ATGAAAACGATCGGATTATTGGGCGGGATGAGTTGGGAAAGTACGGTAACGTATTACCGCATAATCAACGAAGCCGTCAAAGAAAAGCTCGGAGGACTTCATTCGGCAAAAATCGTCATGTACAGCGTCGACTTTGCGGAAATCGAAGCGTGTCAGGCAAACGGGGATTGGGAAAAAAGCGCCGAAATACTTGCCGAAGCAGCTGCGTCGCTTGAAAAAGCGGGTGCGGATTTTATCGTCATCTGTACCAATACGATGCACAAAACGGTTCCCGCGATTCAAGCGCGTATTTCCGTTCCGATTTTGCATATCGCCGACGCGACGGCGGAAGAGCTGATTCGAAACGGAATAAAACGTGTCGGCCTTCTCGGCACGAAATACACCCTTACGCAGGATTTTTATAAAGACCGCATCGCGGCAAAAGGCTTGGACGTGCTTGTTCCCGAGCCGGTGCAAATCGAGCTGGTCAATGCGGTCATCTACGATGAACTGTGTCTCGGCATCGTTTCCGAAAAATCGAAAAAAGAGTATCTCCGTATCATAGCCGATTTGAAATCGCGCGGAGCCGAAGCCGTTATCCTCGGCTGCACCGAAATAGGCTTGCTTATTTCGCAGGAAGATTCGGATATTCC